A single Penaeus chinensis breed Huanghai No. 1 chromosome 7, ASM1920278v2, whole genome shotgun sequence DNA region contains:
- the LOC125027020 gene encoding CD151 antigen-like — MAGSGPDTSYRKAPRDRGCCSINFLKYVLFIFNFIFLLGGCAVLGVAIWTLTEKHHYVSLLTTTTYASVAYILLLAGIVVIFAALLACCAILKEDRCSLLVYTFLLLLVFLLEAVGGVLAYVYEEQVMAELSHTLTQTFNENYMMEPEVTRAVDMMQREYHCCGALTFSQWRDSRWLQEGRGINNTVPDSCCKTPSAYCGVSDHPSNIWYNGCIHQFEEELGSHLVVLGAVGCGISLVQVFGMILSCCLYIKLKDVDDEY, encoded by the exons GACCTGACACGTCGTACAGAAAGGCCCCGAGAGACCGAGGCTGCTGCAGCATTAACTTCTTAAAATATGTCttattcatcttcaacttcatcttcctG CTCGGGGGCTGCGCCGTGCTGGGCGTGGCCATCTGGACGCTGACGGAGAAGCACCACTACGTGTCCCTGCTCACCACGACCACCTACGCCTCCGTGGCCTACATCCTCCTGCTGGCGGGCATCGTCGTCATCTTCGCCGCGCTCCTCGCCTGCTGCGCCATCCTGAAGGAGGACCGCTGCTCCCTGCTGGTG TATACGTTCCTGCTTCTACTGGTGTTCCTGCTGGAGGCTGTGGGCGGCGTCCTCGCCTACGTGTACGAGGAGCAGGTGATGGCCGAGCTGTCCCACACCCTCACCCAAACCTTCAACGAGAATTACATGATGGAGCCCGAAGTCACCCGAGCCGTCGACATGATGCAGAGGGAG TACCACTGCTGCGGGGCTCTCACATTCAGTCAGTGGCGGGACAGTCGGTGGCTCCAGGAGGGCCGAGGCATCAACAACACGGTGCCGGACTCCTGTTGCAAGACGCCGTCCGCGTACTGCGGCGTGAGCGATCATCCGTCCAACATCTGGTACAAC gGATGTATCCACCAGTTCGAGGAGGAGCTGGGCAGTCACCTGGTGGTACTCGGGGCGGTCGGCTGTGGCATCTCTCTCGTGCAGGTCTTCGGGATGATCCTCTCCTGCTGCCTCTACATCAAGCTGAAAGACGTTGACGACGAGTACTGA
- the LOC125027215 gene encoding UDP-galactose translocator-like isoform X2, with protein sequence MGSDKNAQGHILKYVSLVTLTVQNSAVALSMRYARTRSGDMFIASTAVVMAEFVKLLASLFLVWKQEGSVQHWFMALHTQIWQQKLDTLKVCVPSFIYLVQNNLLYVSASNLDAATYQVTYQMKILTTAMFAVLILRKQLRGTQWLALVFLTAGVALVQLSSTDTGSSASSSDQNRLLGCVAAIAACCCSGFAGIYFEKILKGSDVSVWVRNVQLSFLSLPLGVMTAYMNDFSSITEKGFFFGYDGYVAYLIVLNAVGGLLVAMVVKYADNILKGFATSLAIVLSTIASVFMFGFVITFQFAVGTAMVIGSIFLYSHEPKKPTANPMMKLM encoded by the exons ATGGGGTCGGATAAGAATG CACAAGGGCACATCCTCAAATATGTGAGCCTGGTAACGCTCACAGTACAAAACTCTGCTGTTGCATTAAGTATGCGCTATGCAAGGACTCGGTCAGGAGATATGTTTATTGCATCCACAG CTGTTGTGATGGCCGAGTTTGTAAAGCTGTTGGCTTCTCTGTTTCTAGTGTGGAAGCAAGAGGGATCTGTGCAG CACTGGTTCATGGCCCTACACACCCAGATATGGCAGCAGAAATTAGACACTCTGAAAGTGTGTGttccttcatttatttacctTGTGCAGAATAATCTGTTGTATGTGTCTGCCTCCAACCTTGATGCTGCTACCTACCAG GTGACATACCAGATGAAGATTTTAACAACTGCCATGTTTGCGGTTCTGATTTTGAGAAAGCAGCTCCGTGGCACTCAGTGGTTAGCTTTGGTGTTCCTGACTGCTGGCGTAGCTCTGGTGCAGCTGTCTTCGACCGACACAGGCTCCTCAGCCAGCTCTAGTGATCAAAATCGTCTTTTGGGTTGTGTTGCTGCAATTGCAGCATGTTGTTGCTCAGGATTTGCAGGAATCTACTTTGAAAAAATTCTGAAAGGGTCAGATGTTTCAGTTTGGGTCAGAAATGTTCAGCTGTCATTCCTGTCACTGCCCTTGGGTGTCATGACTGCATACATGAATGACTTTTCATCCATCACTGAAAAAGGGTTCTTTTTTGGGTATGATGGGTATGTGGCATACTTAATAGTCCTCAATGCCGTTGGAGGCTTGTTAGTGGCCATGGTCGTTAAGTATGCAGACAACATTTTAAAGGGCTTTGCAACTTCATTAGCAATTGTGTTATCTACAATTGCCTCAGTATTTATGTTTGGTTTTGTAATAACATTCCAGTTTGCAGTTGGCACCGCAATGGTGATTGGCTCAATCTTCCTGTACAGCCACGAGCCAAAGAAACCAACAGCCAACCCCATG ATGAAGTTGATGTAG
- the LOC125027215 gene encoding UDP-galactose translocator-like isoform X1, translating into MGSDKNAQGHILKYVSLVTLTVQNSAVALSMRYARTRSGDMFIASTAVVMAEFVKLLASLFLVWKQEGSVQHWFMALHTQIWQQKLDTLKVCVPSFIYLVQNNLLYVSASNLDAATYQVTYQMKILTTAMFAVLILRKQLRGTQWLALVFLTAGVALVQLSSTDTGSSASSSDQNRLLGCVAAIAACCCSGFAGIYFEKILKGSDVSVWVRNVQLSFLSLPLGVMTAYMNDFSSITEKGFFFGYDGYVAYLIVLNAVGGLLVAMVVKYADNILKGFATSLAIVLSTIASVFMFGFVITFQFAVGTAMVIGSIFLYSHEPKKPTANPMGSTTGADENSCA; encoded by the exons ATGGGGTCGGATAAGAATG CACAAGGGCACATCCTCAAATATGTGAGCCTGGTAACGCTCACAGTACAAAACTCTGCTGTTGCATTAAGTATGCGCTATGCAAGGACTCGGTCAGGAGATATGTTTATTGCATCCACAG CTGTTGTGATGGCCGAGTTTGTAAAGCTGTTGGCTTCTCTGTTTCTAGTGTGGAAGCAAGAGGGATCTGTGCAG CACTGGTTCATGGCCCTACACACCCAGATATGGCAGCAGAAATTAGACACTCTGAAAGTGTGTGttccttcatttatttacctTGTGCAGAATAATCTGTTGTATGTGTCTGCCTCCAACCTTGATGCTGCTACCTACCAG GTGACATACCAGATGAAGATTTTAACAACTGCCATGTTTGCGGTTCTGATTTTGAGAAAGCAGCTCCGTGGCACTCAGTGGTTAGCTTTGGTGTTCCTGACTGCTGGCGTAGCTCTGGTGCAGCTGTCTTCGACCGACACAGGCTCCTCAGCCAGCTCTAGTGATCAAAATCGTCTTTTGGGTTGTGTTGCTGCAATTGCAGCATGTTGTTGCTCAGGATTTGCAGGAATCTACTTTGAAAAAATTCTGAAAGGGTCAGATGTTTCAGTTTGGGTCAGAAATGTTCAGCTGTCATTCCTGTCACTGCCCTTGGGTGTCATGACTGCATACATGAATGACTTTTCATCCATCACTGAAAAAGGGTTCTTTTTTGGGTATGATGGGTATGTGGCATACTTAATAGTCCTCAATGCCGTTGGAGGCTTGTTAGTGGCCATGGTCGTTAAGTATGCAGACAACATTTTAAAGGGCTTTGCAACTTCATTAGCAATTGTGTTATCTACAATTGCCTCAGTATTTATGTTTGGTTTTGTAATAACATTCCAGTTTGCAGTTGGCACCGCAATGGTGATTGGCTCAATCTTCCTGTACAGCCACGAGCCAAAGAAACCAACAGCCAACCCCATG GGTAGCACCACTGGAGCTGACGAGAACAGCTGTGCGTAA